From bacterium, one genomic window encodes:
- a CDS encoding SDR family oxidoreductase, whose protein sequence is MGRLDGKVALVTGGGGGLGTAISVLFASEGAKVVVQDLNEAAAAATADQVIANGGEAMSAACDVSDSKAIEAMFADIDDRFGPVTVLVNNAGVDSTPGDGSGEGNTGGDRQIVDMGDDGWQRMLDIHLNGAFYCTRAMLSRVIDTDLKASVICMSSIAGLAGWGPIHYATAKAGLLGFVRAMARFCAPHGIRANAVCPGVIDTPMVAGVDETMIEGLKMITPAGRIGQPEDIAYAALYLASDESDFVTGETITPNGGLVIG, encoded by the coding sequence ATGGGAAGACTGGACGGCAAAGTTGCCCTGGTAACCGGTGGAGGTGGCGGCTTAGGCACCGCCATCAGCGTGTTGTTCGCCAGCGAGGGCGCCAAGGTGGTGGTGCAAGACCTCAACGAGGCCGCGGCTGCGGCCACCGCCGATCAGGTGATCGCCAACGGGGGCGAGGCCATGAGCGCAGCTTGCGACGTGTCCGACAGCAAGGCCATCGAGGCCATGTTCGCCGACATCGACGACCGCTTCGGGCCGGTTACCGTGCTGGTGAACAACGCTGGCGTGGACAGCACCCCCGGTGACGGCTCCGGGGAGGGAAACACCGGTGGCGATCGCCAGATCGTGGACATGGGCGACGACGGCTGGCAGCGGATGCTCGACATCCATCTCAACGGCGCCTTTTACTGCACCCGGGCCATGCTGTCCCGAGTCATCGACACCGACCTGAAGGCGTCAGTTATCTGCATGTCGTCCATCGCCGGACTGGCCGGGTGGGGGCCGATTCACTACGCCACTGCCAAGGCCGGCCTGTTGGGGTTCGTCCGGGCGATGGCCCGATTCTGCGCTCCCCACGGCATCCGGGCCAACGCAGTGTGCCCCGGCGTCATCGACACCCCGATGGTGGCCGGAGTGGACGAGACCATGATCGAGGGACTCAAGATGATCACCCCCGCGGGCCGCATCGGCCAGCCTGAGGACATCGCCTATGCCGCCCTCTACCTGGCCTCCGACGAGAGCGACTTCGTCACCGGCGAGACCATCACCCCCAACGGGGGTCTCGTCATCGGCTAA
- a CDS encoding LLM class flavin-dependent oxidoreductase, with protein sequence MSITLEAEISPGMSTADAVMLAQLVEDAGFNRLGISDVVYWPDCFMLQALCAQATSRIAVGAMVTNPYTRHPVVLAGALATLDDLAPGRAFCGLGVGAGLEPLGIDYPKPVGALRQAVADIRALLEGGEVGGERLIRPAAHPVPLSIGTRSPQVMRLAGEVADIALVGGRFLSADLADTYRVWLAEGAARSGRTLDDFETAPRLTLCCSPDGDLARSSVKRYVAHYLTIIRPPELDVAPDRMAAVEAALARSRGWYFDHNRFDDPELDTLIDDRLVQAFTVVGTPDECADQLLGVLDMGFTSASLNLAATARSSAAEGLAETITSFAPVVASLSGSR encoded by the coding sequence ATGAGCATCACCCTTGAGGCTGAGATCAGCCCGGGGATGAGCACCGCTGATGCGGTAATGCTGGCCCAGCTTGTGGAGGATGCCGGGTTCAACCGGCTGGGCATCTCCGATGTCGTCTACTGGCCCGACTGCTTCATGCTCCAAGCCCTCTGCGCCCAGGCCACCAGCCGGATCGCGGTCGGCGCCATGGTCACCAATCCCTATACCCGCCATCCGGTGGTGCTGGCCGGAGCTCTGGCCACCCTGGACGACCTGGCCCCCGGCCGGGCGTTCTGCGGGCTGGGCGTGGGGGCCGGCTTGGAGCCGCTGGGCATCGACTATCCCAAGCCGGTGGGTGCGCTACGCCAGGCGGTGGCCGACATCCGCGCCCTATTGGAAGGGGGAGAGGTAGGCGGCGAGCGATTGATTCGCCCCGCCGCCCATCCGGTGCCCCTGTCCATCGGCACCCGAAGCCCCCAGGTGATGCGATTGGCCGGCGAGGTGGCCGACATCGCCCTCGTCGGCGGCCGCTTCTTGTCGGCCGATCTAGCTGACACTTACCGGGTGTGGCTGGCCGAGGGCGCGGCTCGGTCCGGGCGCACTTTGGACGATTTCGAGACCGCTCCCCGGCTCACGCTGTGCTGTTCGCCCGACGGCGACCTGGCTCGAAGCAGCGTCAAACGGTATGTCGCTCACTATCTGACCATCATTCGACCGCCCGAACTGGATGTGGCCCCCGACCGCATGGCGGCCGTCGAGGCTGCGTTGGCCCGCAGTCGGGGCTGGTACTTCGACCACAACCGGTTTGACGACCCCGAATTGGACACGTTGATCGACGACCGGCTGGTGCAGGCGTTCACCGTCGTCGGCACGCCGGACGAGTGTGCCGATCAACTCCTCGGCGTGTTGGACATGGGGTTCACCAGCGCCAGCCTCAATCTGGCGGCCACCGCCCGCTCCAGCGCCGCCGAGGGGTTGGCCGAGACCATTACCAGCTTCGCTCCGGTTGTGGCCTCGCTCTCGGGTTCTCGCTAG
- a CDS encoding thiamine pyrophosphate-binding protein, producing MSDRTPAGIAIAEVLADAGITHVFGVPGGYSIKVFDGLRKVADRVNSVRAAHEHQASVMADMYGRLTGQPGVFTGQGPFAASSGGFGLMEGYLSGTPMLVLTEMTDHGIPQHAPTQGTTGDHGSVDLPRILSGMTKFMSVATTPNEAVHAVELAIHHATSGRPGPAAVVFRLDAIFRRTDEARHPRLYRRNRVASAAPPRPDASAVAALAELLAGARRPVIVAGNGIHQAQAYDQLDALARRAAAPVVTTAKARGVIADDHPWAGGPLSPFGWQGAFDLLARADAVVVLGSRLNPHDTLVESPTWLDADRQRIVQVDIEAANLGVSFPVELGIHAELGSLLTELVPAVGVDEDLANDRWADLAEIKSRAEDPPVLHEPAGPVPPQRVMQVLNEVWPADGRITLDAGNNRIFAYHYLDARTPGRLHLPGGHLGMGWGPPAALAAAMVHPGERVLSISGDGGFLMSLHNLATAVEYSLPVTFLVLNNRMLGNVYDFQGPDRRTAVDIDDHDFAAVARAFGMYGHRVDDDVALADALVSSLAADGPVLIEVSTDPDQSSDLVRVRDSRSS from the coding sequence ATGAGCGACAGGACCCCCGCGGGCATCGCCATCGCCGAGGTGCTGGCCGATGCTGGCATCACCCATGTATTCGGGGTGCCGGGGGGCTATTCCATCAAGGTGTTCGACGGGCTGAGGAAAGTGGCCGACCGGGTGAACAGCGTGAGAGCGGCCCACGAACACCAGGCTTCGGTCATGGCCGACATGTACGGCCGACTCACCGGCCAGCCCGGCGTGTTCACCGGCCAGGGGCCGTTCGCCGCCTCCTCCGGTGGATTCGGCCTGATGGAGGGGTACCTGTCGGGCACCCCCATGCTGGTGCTCACCGAGATGACCGATCACGGCATCCCCCAGCACGCCCCTACCCAGGGCACCACCGGCGACCACGGTTCGGTGGACCTGCCCCGCATCCTGTCGGGGATGACCAAGTTCATGAGCGTGGCCACCACCCCCAACGAGGCGGTGCATGCGGTGGAGCTGGCCATCCACCACGCCACCTCGGGCCGCCCCGGTCCGGCCGCGGTGGTGTTTCGCCTCGACGCCATCTTCCGGCGCACCGACGAAGCCCGCCATCCCCGCCTCTACCGGCGGAACCGGGTGGCATCGGCTGCCCCGCCCCGGCCCGACGCATCAGCGGTGGCCGCGTTGGCCGAACTGCTGGCGGGGGCCAGGCGCCCGGTAATCGTGGCCGGAAACGGCATCCACCAAGCCCAGGCCTACGACCAGCTGGATGCCCTGGCCCGCCGGGCCGCGGCTCCAGTGGTGACCACCGCCAAGGCCCGGGGGGTGATTGCCGACGACCACCCGTGGGCGGGCGGTCCGCTCAGCCCGTTCGGCTGGCAGGGAGCGTTCGATCTGCTGGCCCGAGCCGACGCTGTGGTGGTGCTGGGATCGCGTCTCAACCCCCATGACACCCTGGTGGAGTCGCCCACTTGGCTGGATGCCGACCGCCAGCGAATTGTCCAAGTCGACATTGAAGCCGCCAACCTGGGGGTGAGCTTCCCGGTGGAGTTGGGCATTCACGCCGAGCTGGGATCGTTATTGACCGAGCTTGTTCCTGCGGTGGGGGTCGATGAGGACCTGGCCAACGACCGATGGGCCGACCTGGCCGAGATCAAGTCAAGGGCCGAGGACCCCCCCGTGCTGCATGAGCCGGCCGGCCCGGTGCCGCCCCAGCGGGTGATGCAGGTGCTCAACGAGGTGTGGCCCGCCGACGGCCGGATCACCCTTGACGCAGGCAATAACCGCATCTTCGCCTACCACTACCTCGACGCCCGCACCCCCGGACGGCTGCACCTGCCCGGCGGGCACTTGGGCATGGGCTGGGGTCCGCCCGCCGCGCTGGCCGCGGCCATGGTCCACCCCGGCGAGCGGGTGCTGTCGATCAGCGGCGACGGCGGCTTTTTGATGTCGCTGCACAACCTGGCCACCGCGGTGGAGTACAGCCTGCCGGTGACGTTCCTGGTGCTCAACAATCGGATGCTGGGCAACGTCTACGACTTCCAGGGGCCGGATCGCCGAACCGCCGTCGACATCGACGACCACGACTTCGCCGCGGTTGCCCGGGCCTTCGGCATGTACGGCCACCGGGTGGATGATGACGTTGCGCTGGCCGACGCCCTGGTCTCGTCGCTAGCCGCCGACGGCCCGGTGCTCATCGAAGTTTCCACCGACCCCGACCAATCGTCCGACCTGGTACGAGTTCGCGACTCCCGCTCATCATGA
- a CDS encoding SDR family oxidoreductase, whose translation MADMLAGKVALVSGIGLGLGIEIARLYAREGADIVMGARRTEVMEPLAAEIEAMGRRTVWQSTDITDPDQCQALADAAVEKLGRLDVCVNNAFNDGFPVVNVENADLDRWRNVFDVNFFGSLTMTRACIPALRDSGAGRVIFINTMSIRIRQAGWGAYSSSKAALENITKILAKELGPDGIRVNSVLPGYIFADAVRNFLQGQADARGVDYQVVYDETAGETALKYLPDAAEIAGAALFFASDLSLPITGASLDVNAGHWIGGS comes from the coding sequence ATGGCAGACATGCTGGCTGGAAAAGTAGCGCTGGTGTCGGGCATCGGACTCGGTCTGGGCATCGAAATCGCCCGGCTCTATGCCCGCGAAGGGGCCGACATCGTGATGGGTGCCCGCCGTACTGAGGTGATGGAGCCGCTGGCCGCCGAGATCGAGGCGATGGGCCGCCGCACGGTGTGGCAGTCGACCGACATCACTGACCCCGACCAATGCCAAGCACTGGCCGATGCCGCGGTGGAGAAGCTGGGGCGGCTGGACGTCTGCGTGAACAACGCCTTTAACGACGGTTTTCCTGTCGTCAACGTGGAGAACGCCGATTTGGACCGCTGGCGCAACGTGTTCGACGTGAACTTCTTCGGGTCGCTGACCATGACCCGGGCCTGCATCCCCGCCTTGCGGGACTCCGGGGCCGGGCGCGTGATCTTCATCAACACCATGTCCATCCGCATCCGGCAAGCAGGCTGGGGGGCCTACAGCAGCTCCAAGGCCGCGTTGGAGAACATCACCAAGATCTTGGCCAAAGAACTCGGCCCCGACGGCATCCGGGTGAACAGCGTCCTGCCCGGGTACATCTTCGCCGACGCGGTCCGCAACTTCCTCCAAGGCCAAGCCGATGCCCGGGGGGTGGACTACCAGGTGGTCTACGACGAGACCGCGGGGGAGACCGCGCTCAAGTATCTCCCCGACGCTGCCGAGATCGCGGGAGCCGCCTTGTTCTTCGCCTCCGATCTCTCTTTGCCCATCACCGGGGCATCGTTGGATGTGAACGCCGGGCACTGGATCGGCGGGTCATGA
- a CDS encoding ROK family protein: MSAAFGIDIGGSGMKAAPVDVDTGKLLEKRLRIPTPKPGVPDEVADVVDQLVTSFGWTGPVGCAFPAPIVGGTVKWVAHLDDSWAGVDIAETMSNRIGAPVTIINDADAAGIAEMTHGAGVGRNGTVCFTAFGTGIGSSVFVNGSLVPNTEFGHLYLAGHDGDVEAWTAAKVRKQDHLDWPTWVGRVQEYLEHLERIISPGLFILGGGISKDFNLWGPLLDIDTEVAVAEMRNNAGIVGAAMASVGAGAPGSGAS; the protein is encoded by the coding sequence ATGAGCGCAGCATTCGGGATCGACATAGGGGGCAGCGGGATGAAGGCCGCGCCGGTAGATGTGGACACCGGCAAGCTGCTCGAAAAACGACTCCGGATTCCCACCCCCAAGCCCGGCGTTCCCGACGAAGTAGCCGATGTGGTCGACCAACTGGTGACCTCGTTCGGGTGGACCGGTCCGGTGGGCTGCGCCTTTCCCGCGCCCATCGTCGGCGGCACCGTCAAATGGGTGGCGCATTTGGACGACTCGTGGGCCGGGGTTGACATTGCTGAGACGATGAGCAATCGGATCGGCGCCCCGGTGACGATCATCAATGACGCCGACGCCGCCGGAATCGCGGAAATGACCCACGGTGCTGGAGTGGGCCGAAACGGGACGGTGTGCTTCACGGCTTTCGGCACCGGAATCGGAAGCTCGGTGTTCGTAAACGGGAGCCTGGTGCCCAATACCGAGTTCGGCCACCTCTACCTGGCCGGACATGACGGTGACGTGGAGGCGTGGACGGCAGCCAAGGTCCGCAAGCAGGATCACTTGGACTGGCCAACGTGGGTGGGACGGGTTCAGGAATATCTGGAGCACCTCGAGAGGATCATCTCGCCTGGTCTGTTCATCCTCGGCGGCGGCATCAGCAAGGATTTCAACCTCTGGGGTCCGCTGCTGGACATCGACACCGAGGTCGCCGTCGCCGAGATGCGCAACAACGCCGGCATAGTGGGTGCGGCTATGGCTTCCGTCGGTGCAGGAGCACCCGGCTCCGGGGCCAGCTGA
- a CDS encoding MMPL family transporter — translation MLDRYARLVTRSPWRTIAVIALITAAMLPGVALTTEEPDAMGSFVPAGSDLARAVEELEARFPESGAFTSAQIVARGNVTSPDVIREVIARSEMALAHPEVAPFVPQDGQPVVRSYAHLIVALAGVPPAQLTAEDVARALAVDPAADPRAAQFDQLLSDNAGLGQVRLQQIDLPDLDSFDALLVVNDVIQEGDYGPNASARTLSNARFQQGAQQALTDSGFLFPLALVVMVVVLAVLFRSPADTAITIIGVVLTALWQIGLSGYLGPDGLDKINGITPISIIVPVLLVGLTVDYSLQIVSRRREERDADPRRATSRAVSLTGAAIGLGALTTALSFLTNLASPLSPIRDFGILAACGIIAGFFIMTSLVPAVRILGDRRRIARGRPLRTRPVIDSVPGVRRLLEPMVARCARHPKLTLLAVAALAGAAVAGGINVDTEFKEDEFLPEDSEVVQDIRLARQEVGGLSTTITGVVITDLDDPTAAKALVALDDRLRGPGPGSGGSAPPGLEQPEHVVGVGGTTLVSLASETVPNARAVLTQGSSDDLGQLYRQVSEAAPDDFAKIASLADSSGNDVTIIPIQAYFGSDSDARDLYNASGDLWADDAPGHFTVTGAQINPGVTTNAVARSQTTATFITVLTALALLTVYFWRAHRRPLLGAITVAPIVVVLILLLGFMWVMGINYNALTALLTSLTIGIGVDYTIHFAHRYLHERERGTEIADALTITANSVGGALFGSATTTALGFIVLAFAPLLAVSQLGILIAITGILSMMAAVIILPCLLVLADRRAQPVSG, via the coding sequence ATGCTGGACCGGTACGCCCGCCTGGTCACCCGCTCCCCCTGGCGCACTATCGCGGTGATCGCCCTCATTACCGCGGCCATGCTGCCCGGGGTTGCCTTGACCACCGAGGAGCCCGACGCGATGGGGTCGTTCGTGCCCGCGGGCAGCGACCTGGCTCGGGCAGTAGAGGAGCTGGAGGCTCGGTTCCCCGAATCGGGCGCGTTCACCAGCGCGCAGATCGTGGCCCGGGGAAACGTGACGTCTCCCGACGTCATCCGAGAGGTCATCGCCCGCTCGGAAATGGCCCTGGCCCACCCCGAAGTGGCGCCCTTCGTTCCCCAAGACGGCCAACCAGTAGTCCGCAGCTACGCCCATTTGATCGTGGCGCTGGCCGGCGTGCCACCGGCCCAGCTCACCGCTGAGGACGTAGCCCGGGCGCTGGCTGTCGATCCCGCTGCTGATCCCCGAGCGGCTCAGTTCGACCAATTGCTCAGCGATAACGCCGGATTGGGCCAGGTCAGATTGCAACAGATCGACCTTCCCGACCTGGACTCCTTCGACGCCCTGTTGGTGGTCAATGACGTGATCCAGGAGGGCGACTACGGGCCGAACGCTTCGGCCCGCACCCTGTCCAACGCCCGATTCCAGCAGGGGGCCCAGCAGGCCCTGACCGATAGCGGATTCTTGTTCCCTCTGGCGCTGGTGGTGATGGTGGTCGTTTTGGCGGTGCTCTTCCGGTCTCCGGCCGACACCGCAATCACGATCATCGGTGTGGTCTTGACTGCTCTGTGGCAGATCGGCCTTTCGGGCTACCTCGGCCCCGACGGCCTGGACAAGATCAACGGCATCACACCGATCAGCATCATCGTGCCGGTGCTGCTGGTGGGCCTGACGGTGGACTATTCGCTCCAGATCGTGTCCCGCCGCCGTGAGGAACGCGATGCCGACCCGCGCCGGGCCACCAGCCGGGCCGTGTCCCTCACCGGCGCGGCCATCGGCTTGGGGGCGCTGACCACCGCCCTCAGCTTCTTGACCAATTTGGCCAGTCCCCTGTCTCCCATCAGGGACTTCGGCATATTGGCGGCCTGCGGGATCATCGCTGGGTTCTTCATCATGACGTCGCTGGTGCCCGCGGTGAGGATACTGGGCGACCGTCGGCGGATAGCCCGAGGGCGGCCATTGAGAACCCGGCCCGTGATTGACTCCGTTCCCGGGGTGCGCCGCCTACTGGAACCGATGGTGGCCCGCTGCGCCCGCCATCCCAAGCTCACCCTGCTGGCCGTCGCCGCGCTGGCTGGTGCCGCGGTAGCGGGTGGGATCAACGTGGACACCGAGTTCAAAGAGGACGAGTTCTTGCCCGAGGATTCTGAAGTGGTGCAAGACATCCGCCTGGCCCGTCAAGAGGTCGGCGGACTGAGCACCACGATCACCGGAGTGGTCATCACCGATCTGGATGATCCGACCGCGGCAAAAGCGTTGGTGGCGCTGGACGACCGGCTGCGGGGACCTGGACCCGGGTCGGGCGGATCGGCGCCTCCAGGCTTGGAGCAGCCCGAACATGTGGTCGGCGTGGGTGGCACCACGCTGGTATCGCTGGCCTCTGAGACGGTGCCCAATGCCCGAGCGGTGCTCACCCAGGGATCATCCGACGACCTAGGCCAGTTGTACCGCCAGGTGTCGGAGGCCGCCCCCGATGACTTTGCGAAGATCGCCTCACTGGCCGATTCATCGGGCAATGACGTGACCATCATCCCGATTCAGGCCTATTTCGGGAGCGACAGCGATGCCCGCGATCTCTACAACGCGTCTGGCGACCTCTGGGCTGACGACGCTCCCGGCCATTTCACGGTGACGGGGGCTCAAATCAACCCGGGGGTAACCACCAATGCGGTGGCCCGCAGCCAGACAACCGCCACGTTCATCACCGTCCTCACCGCGCTCGCCCTGCTCACGGTGTACTTCTGGAGGGCCCACCGCCGACCGCTGCTGGGAGCGATCACGGTAGCCCCCATCGTGGTGGTGCTGATACTGCTGCTGGGATTCATGTGGGTGATGGGCATCAACTACAACGCGCTCACCGCGCTGTTGACGTCGCTAACCATCGGCATCGGGGTGGACTACACCATCCACTTCGCCCATCGGTACCTGCACGAACGCGAACGAGGAACCGAGATCGCCGACGCGCTGACAATCACCGCCAACAGCGTCGGCGGGGCGCTGTTCGGGTCGGCCACCACCACTGCGTTGGGCTTCATCGTGCTGGCCTTCGCCCCCCTGCTGGCGGTGAGCCAACTCGGGATTCTGATTGCCATCACCGGGATTTTGTCGATGATGGCCGCGGTGATCATCCTTCCCTGCCTGCTGGTGCTGGCCGACCGCCGCGCCCAACCGGTGTCGGGATAG
- a CDS encoding SDR family NAD(P)-dependent oxidoreductase produces the protein MSFSVDGSVAVVTGATRGIGRQIAFRLGRAGARLVVVGRTGTDGPNALLPGSLPEAVAALGAEGIEARSVQANLTSPDETARIVDRTLEWYGGCDILVNNAGYTSNGPIIDVPWSRWERAFRVQVVGPMQLCQGLVPGMLERGRGRVLSVSSGSATAISPNLALYSTSKQAMERWNASMHLEVGGRGVAFNVLRVDTIVSTEGWWHVYNTQGAEIATGGAGLETLKTPEYTAECADWMIRQPDDWSGQVVGFDDITALGGP, from the coding sequence GTGTCGTTTTCGGTTGACGGCTCAGTGGCAGTGGTCACCGGAGCAACCCGGGGCATCGGCCGTCAGATCGCCTTCCGGCTGGGACGGGCCGGGGCCCGGCTGGTGGTAGTAGGGCGCACCGGGACCGACGGCCCCAATGCCTTGTTGCCGGGGTCGCTGCCCGAAGCGGTAGCCGCACTGGGTGCCGAGGGCATCGAGGCCCGCAGCGTGCAGGCCAACCTGACCTCGCCCGACGAAACCGCCCGCATCGTGGACCGAACCCTGGAGTGGTACGGGGGCTGCGACATCCTGGTCAACAACGCGGGCTACACCTCCAATGGCCCGATCATCGACGTGCCCTGGTCGCGCTGGGAGCGGGCGTTCCGAGTGCAGGTGGTGGGGCCGATGCAGCTGTGCCAGGGCTTGGTACCGGGGATGCTGGAGCGGGGCCGGGGCCGGGTGCTCAGCGTGAGCTCGGGGTCGGCCACCGCCATCAGCCCCAACCTGGCCCTGTACTCCACGTCCAAGCAGGCCATGGAGCGGTGGAATGCCTCCATGCACTTGGAGGTCGGAGGCCGAGGAGTGGCGTTCAACGTGTTGCGGGTGGACACCATCGTGTCCACCGAGGGGTGGTGGCACGTCTACAACACCCAGGGCGCCGAGATCGCCACCGGCGGCGCCGGCCTGGAAACCCTCAAGACCCCCGAATACACCGCGGAATGCGCCGACTGGATGATCCGCCAACCCGACGACTGGAGCGGCCAAGTCGTCGGCTTCGACGACATCACCGCCCTCGGCGGCCCCTGA
- a CDS encoding thioesterase family protein: MGDDAIFYQDGDAVIPTIYAQGPWDAGAQHGGAVAGLLARAVEQVPAPVPMRVARFTLDMLRRVPVKPLAISTEVLRTGKRIQTVRAELHDGDLLVASAVAMSVRTGAGIDMAPYRQPEVLLPPPPGSSDQPLSFNPRADMPEGFPHVVEFDRVVGSFRGGSPSKTWVRFLVPFVRGEETSPLVRLMALSDFTSGLGAFLPYDQFVSINPDLTIHVLRYPTSDGICVDAETWVDADGIGQSKARLFDEDGLCALSNASVFIETRARY; this comes from the coding sequence GTGGGCGACGATGCCATTTTCTATCAAGACGGCGACGCGGTCATTCCGACGATCTACGCACAGGGGCCGTGGGACGCCGGTGCCCAGCATGGCGGCGCGGTAGCCGGATTGCTGGCCCGGGCGGTGGAACAAGTGCCTGCGCCGGTGCCCATGCGGGTCGCCCGCTTCACCCTCGACATGCTGCGGAGAGTGCCAGTGAAGCCGCTGGCCATTTCCACCGAGGTGCTCCGCACCGGCAAGCGGATCCAAACTGTTCGAGCCGAACTCCACGACGGTGACCTGCTGGTGGCGTCGGCTGTCGCCATGTCGGTGCGGACCGGTGCGGGCATCGACATGGCGCCCTACCGCCAGCCCGAGGTACTACTCCCACCCCCGCCGGGAAGCTCCGACCAGCCGCTGTCATTCAACCCCCGGGCGGATATGCCCGAGGGATTTCCCCACGTGGTGGAATTTGACCGGGTGGTCGGCAGTTTCCGCGGAGGTTCGCCCAGCAAGACCTGGGTTCGATTCTTGGTGCCGTTCGTGCGAGGAGAGGAGACATCTCCCTTGGTTCGGCTGATGGCGCTTTCTGACTTCACCAGCGGTTTGGGCGCGTTTTTGCCCTACGACCAATTTGTGTCAATCAACCCCGACTTGACCATCCACGTGCTGCGCTATCCCACCAGTGATGGGATTTGCGTCGACGCCGAGACCTGGGTCGACGCCGACGGAATTGGGCAATCTAAGGCCCGGCTTTTTGACGAGGATGGTCTGTGCGCCCTCAGCAACGCCTCGGTGTTTATTGAGACCCGGGCTCGCTACTGA